The genomic interval GGCTGCCTCAATCTGACGAGATGTGAGCTTTCCGCATTCAAGTGACTGAAGACCATACTCTCCAAATGCCATTGAAGCCCCTTTCGTTGCTTTTCCTCTTATTCTGCCTTTAAATACCTTTCTATATTTTGTTCTCGACGGTTGTAACATCTTTATTCACCATTAAATCGTTTGTTTGCTTTTCTTCTCAAGCACTTCGCCTTTGAAAATCCACACTTTAATTCCTATTATTCCGTATGTTGTTTTTGCCTCAGCAAAACCGTAGTCGATATCTGCTCTAAGTGTTGTAAGAGGAACCCTGCCCTCTCTATACCACTCTTTCCTCGCGATCTCGGCTCCGCCAAGTCTTCCTGATACCATGACTTTAATTCCTAATGCGCCTAATCTTAGGGCAGAGGCAATAACCCTTTTCATAGCCCTTCTGTATGCAACACGGCGCTCTAGCTGAAGCGCAGCATTCTCTGCAACCAGCTGAGCATCTACTTCTGGTCTTTTAACTTCTCTTATATCTAAATAAATATCTTTTCCTGTCATATCGGCAAGCCTTCTTCTCAAGGACTCAATCTCTTGCCCTTTACGGCCGATTATCATGCCGGGTCTCGCTGAGTTTATAATAATGCGCACTCTCTCAGATGCTGCTCTTTCAAGCTCGATCTTAGAGATTGCGGCCTGATAGAACTCACTCTTGATCAGATCTCTGATCCGTAAATCCTCATGAAGAAGGTCTGTGTAGCGCTTTTTCTCGGCAAACCACTTAGAATCCCAAGTTTTTGTAATTCCCAGTCTCAGCCCTATAGGGCAAACTTTCTGACCCAATTTATAGCCCCCTTTCTTCAAGCACGATTGTTATATGACTCATTCTTTTGTTCCTTGCTGTGGCCCTTCCCTGAGCTCTTGCTCTTATTCTTTTAATAGTAGGCCCTTTGTTTGAATATATTTCCTTTATGTACAAACTCTCTGTATCTGAATGTCCTTTCTCTGCAGCATTAGCAACTGCTGATTTGAGCAGCTTAGCGATATCAGGTGCAGAGCGCTTTCTTACAGAAGAGAGAATAGCGAAAGCCTCTTCCACGTCTGCTCCTCTAATTAGATTCAGCACTACCGAGAGTTTTTTAGGTGATGCTCTATAGAATTTTTTTACAGCTTGCGAAACCATTTTTCACCTTTTCTAATTATTTTCTATCTTTTGCCCATCTTCGACTTCTTATCGCCGCCAGCATGGCTATGGAATGTGCGGGTCGGAGAAAATTCTCCGAGCTTGTGCCCAACCATATGCTCAGTTACGTATACAGGGATAAACTTTTTCCCATTATGAACAGCGAACGTAAGTCCTATCATATCTGGAGAGACCATTGAGCCTCTGGACCAAGTTTTAATAATGCGCGGATTTGCCTGAGCTTTTTCCGCCAGCACTTTCTTTTCTAACTTCTCATCAATATATGGACCTTTTTTACTCGACCTAGGCATAATTTCTCCTTAATCCATTCCGTAACCAATACGTCTTCTTCTTACAATATATTTATTAGTACGTTTGTTGTTTCTTGTTTTATAACCAATTGTAATCCAGCCCCAAGGGGATACGGGATGCGGGTTACCTTTGCTGGCTTTACCCTCACCACCTCCATGCGGATGGTCAACAGGGTTCATAGCAACACCCCTTACAACCGGGCGTTTTCCTAAGTGACGCTTTCTTCCTGCCTTTCCAAGCACAACTAGCTCATGCTCCGTGTTTCCAACTCTTCCAATTGTTGCCATGCACTCAATGTGAATAAGCCTAATCTCACCTGAGCTAAGCTTAAGCTGTGCATATGTTCCTTCTTTAGCAGTAATCTGTGCTGATGTTCCGGCTGCTCTCACAAGTTTGGCCCCCGCCTTTGGTTTAAGCTCAATGTTATGAACTACTGTACCAACAGGGATGCTTTTAATTGGGAGCGCGTTTCCAACTGAAATCTCTACATTGTCACCGGATACTACTGTGTCTCCAACTTTAAGACCATCGGGAGCAATAATATAGCTCTTAAAACCGTCAGCATAGTTTAGTAGTGCAATTCTAGATGAACGGTTTGGGTCATACTCAATTGAGGCAACTTTTGCAGGTATATCAAACTTATTTCTCTTATAATCAACCTTCCTATAAAGACGCTTGTGTCCGCCTCCTCTTTGGAAAGCTGTAATTCTTCCCTGAGAGTTACGTCCGCCTTTTCTCTTTGAAGGCTCAGTGAGCGGTTTATAGGGTTTGTCTGTTGTTACATCTGCAAAATCGGACCCTGATCTAAACCTTGTTCCCGGAGTTACCGGTTTAAACTTTTTAATACCCATACCTAAACTCCCTCATATAATTCAATGGTCCCTTCTTTTAGCTGTACGTATGCTTTTTTTATAGAGGACCTTCTTCCGGCAAAACGCCCCATTCTCTTAACCGGCTTACCGGTTGTTATTAGGGTTCTTACTTTGCCGACTTTAACACCGAAAATCTTTTCAATTGCATCTTTTATTTCTATTTTGTTAGACCTTTTGTCAACCGAAAACA from Thermodesulfobacteriota bacterium carries:
- the rpsC gene encoding 30S ribosomal protein S3; translation: MGQKVCPIGLRLGITKTWDSKWFAEKKRYTDLLHEDLRIRDLIKSEFYQAAISKIELERAASERVRIIINSARPGMIIGRKGQEIESLRRRLADMTGKDIYLDIREVKRPEVDAQLVAENAALQLERRVAYRRAMKRVIASALRLGALGIKVMVSGRLGGAEIARKEWYREGRVPLTTLRADIDYGFAEAKTTYGIIGIKVWIFKGEVLEKKSKQTI
- the rplV gene encoding 50S ribosomal protein L22 translates to MVSQAVKKFYRASPKKLSVVLNLIRGADVEEAFAILSSVRKRSAPDIAKLLKSAVANAAEKGHSDTESLYIKEIYSNKGPTIKRIRARAQGRATARNKRMSHITIVLEERGL
- the rpsS gene encoding 30S ribosomal protein S19; this encodes MPRSSKKGPYIDEKLEKKVLAEKAQANPRIIKTWSRGSMVSPDMIGLTFAVHNGKKFIPVYVTEHMVGHKLGEFSPTRTFHSHAGGDKKSKMGKR
- the rplB gene encoding 50S ribosomal protein L2: MGIKKFKPVTPGTRFRSGSDFADVTTDKPYKPLTEPSKRKGGRNSQGRITAFQRGGGHKRLYRKVDYKRNKFDIPAKVASIEYDPNRSSRIALLNYADGFKSYIIAPDGLKVGDTVVSGDNVEISVGNALPIKSIPVGTVVHNIELKPKAGAKLVRAAGTSAQITAKEGTYAQLKLSSGEIRLIHIECMATIGRVGNTEHELVVLGKAGRKRHLGKRPVVRGVAMNPVDHPHGGGEGKASKGNPHPVSPWGWITIGYKTRNNKRTNKYIVRRRRIGYGMD
- the rplW gene encoding 50S ribosomal protein L23; amino-acid sequence: MKDPRQIIKKPLVTEKSSDLREVDWYVFSVDKRSNKIEIKDAIEKIFGVKVGKVRTLITTGKPVKRMGRFAGRRSSIKKAYVQLKEGTIELYEGV